In Rariglobus hedericola, the following proteins share a genomic window:
- a CDS encoding HupE/UreJ family protein: MKRPLAARVFKMIAVLAALPAIASAHPGHDGGHDLTWDFAGGFQHPIFGLDHLLAMIAVGVWAMQIGGRGRWLIPATFVGVMTLGAAIGTQGVAFPAVEQMIAASLLVFGLMIAMAKRLPIYAGLGLTALFALFHGIAHGAEIPANSNGLSYGLGFVIATVALHSVGLALGKLSASQSSWFAKAAGAGVATVGAVMLVA; this comes from the coding sequence ATGAAACGTCCCCTCGCCGCCCGCGTTTTCAAGATGATCGCAGTCCTCGCCGCACTGCCGGCGATTGCTTCCGCCCATCCCGGCCACGACGGCGGCCACGATCTCACCTGGGACTTCGCCGGCGGTTTCCAACACCCCATCTTCGGCCTCGACCACTTGCTCGCCATGATCGCCGTCGGTGTCTGGGCGATGCAGATCGGCGGCCGCGGCCGCTGGCTCATTCCCGCGACTTTCGTCGGCGTGATGACGCTCGGAGCAGCCATCGGCACTCAAGGCGTCGCCTTCCCCGCTGTTGAACAAATGATCGCCGCCTCGCTGCTCGTCTTCGGCCTCATGATCGCGATGGCGAAACGCCTGCCGATTTACGCCGGCCTCGGCCTCACCGCCCTTTTCGCCCTTTTCCACGGTATCGCCCACGGCGCTGAAATCCCCGCCAACTCCAACGGCCTGTCCTACGGCCTTGGTTTCGTCATCGCGACGGTTGCCCTCCATAGCGTCGGCCTCGCCCTCGGCAAACTCAGCGCAAGCCAGTCTTCCTGGTTCGCCAAGGCAGCCGGTGCCGGCGTCGCGACCGTCGGTGCGGTGATGCTGGTGGCTTAA
- the rph gene encoding ribonuclease PH, giving the protein MTSPALRADGRKADQLRPITFEAGIAPHATGSVLVSYGNTRVICAATIEPKVPSWMKQQRVPGGWLTAEYSLLPYSTHERKQRDISRGKIDGRTVEIQRLIGRSLRAVLDLKKLGENTLWIDCDVLQADGGTRTASITGAYLAARLAIQTLLDAKRIPENPLVDSVAAISVGLLEGRELLDLPYLEDKDAEVDFNIVMTGQGKFVEVQGSGEESTYTYEQLISLVALAQKGIKEISALQTAFLTKQLLAR; this is encoded by the coding sequence ATGACGTCTCCCGCCCTCCGCGCCGATGGCCGCAAAGCCGACCAGCTCCGCCCGATCACCTTTGAAGCCGGCATCGCCCCGCACGCCACCGGCTCGGTCCTCGTCTCCTACGGAAACACCCGCGTCATCTGCGCCGCCACCATCGAACCCAAGGTTCCTTCGTGGATGAAACAACAGCGCGTCCCCGGCGGCTGGCTCACCGCCGAGTATTCATTGCTTCCCTACAGCACGCATGAGCGAAAGCAGCGCGACATTTCCCGCGGCAAAATCGATGGCCGCACCGTTGAGATCCAGCGCCTGATTGGTCGCTCCCTGCGCGCCGTGCTCGACCTGAAAAAACTTGGCGAGAACACCCTCTGGATTGATTGCGATGTCCTTCAGGCCGACGGCGGCACCCGAACCGCCTCCATCACCGGCGCCTACCTCGCTGCCCGCCTCGCCATCCAGACGCTCCTCGATGCCAAACGCATTCCCGAAAACCCGCTCGTGGACAGCGTCGCCGCTATCAGCGTGGGGCTCCTCGAAGGACGCGAGTTACTTGATCTCCCCTATTTGGAAGACAAAGACGCCGAAGTGGATTTCAACATCGTGATGACCGGCCAGGGTAAATTCGTCGAAGTCCAAGGCTCCGGCGAAGAATCCACCTACACCTACGAGCAACTGATCAGCCTCGTCGCCCTCGCCCAAAAAGGCATCAAAGAGATTAGCGCACTGCAGACCGCATTCCTGACCAAACAATTGCTCGCCCGCTGA
- a CDS encoding hydroxyacid dehydrogenase: MPKGLILLESHAYELIYGETLRAKISRRVDLVPGLHTKESIQANPSLLADVEVIFTGWGAPEMNAEFLAAAPKLRAVFYGAGSIKAMTPDAFWERNIAVTSAYAMNAVPVSEFTLASILLSLKRTWYYALETKRLGAYPEKVKPPGAYGTKVGLISFGMIGRLVRERLLPFNLDVWVYDPFLTPEQAAEFNVTLVSLDDIFRHCDVVSLHTPWLKQTEGMIQGKHFELMKSGATFLNTARGAIVNEPEMIQVLARRPEVTALLDVTWPEPPVPGSPLYSLPNVVLTPHIAGSQETECRRMGQLMVDEFDRWAKGEPMRWAISKDKAAILA; encoded by the coding sequence ATGCCCAAGGGCCTTATCTTACTCGAATCTCACGCTTATGAATTGATCTACGGCGAGACCTTGCGCGCCAAGATCTCCCGACGCGTTGATCTGGTGCCCGGGTTGCACACGAAAGAGTCGATCCAAGCCAATCCCTCGTTGCTGGCCGATGTAGAGGTGATTTTTACCGGTTGGGGCGCTCCGGAGATGAACGCGGAATTCCTGGCGGCGGCGCCGAAACTGCGCGCGGTTTTCTATGGTGCGGGTTCGATCAAGGCCATGACGCCTGATGCGTTTTGGGAGCGTAATATTGCGGTGACCAGCGCGTATGCGATGAATGCGGTGCCGGTTTCCGAGTTCACGCTCGCCTCGATTCTTCTGTCGCTGAAACGCACGTGGTATTACGCGCTCGAGACGAAGCGACTCGGTGCCTATCCTGAAAAAGTAAAGCCGCCCGGCGCCTACGGAACCAAGGTGGGCTTGATCTCCTTCGGCATGATCGGACGTCTCGTGCGCGAACGGTTGCTACCCTTCAATCTCGATGTGTGGGTTTACGATCCGTTTCTCACGCCGGAGCAGGCCGCCGAGTTCAATGTCACCCTGGTCTCGCTCGATGATATTTTCCGGCACTGCGATGTGGTTTCACTGCACACGCCCTGGCTCAAGCAGACCGAGGGTATGATTCAGGGGAAGCATTTTGAACTGATGAAGTCCGGCGCGACCTTCCTGAACACGGCGCGCGGTGCGATCGTGAACGAACCGGAGATGATCCAGGTGCTCGCTCGTCGTCCGGAAGTGACGGCGCTACTCGACGTGACTTGGCCCGAGCCTCCCGTGCCGGGCTCTCCGCTGTATTCATTGCCCAACGTCGTGCTGACGCCACACATCGCCGGCTCCCAGGAAACCGAATGCCGTCGTATGGGCCAGTTGATGGTGGACGAGTTCGACCGCTGGGCGAAAGGCGAACCGATGCGCTGGGCGATTTCCAAGGATAAAGCGGCCATCCTGGCTTGA
- the aroB gene encoding 3-dehydroquinate synthase — protein sequence MIESLTVNLGARSYPIQFGVNAAAAVRAEVDALITAGRKVVVVTDRNLANAQRDTLETMFGGQPMLVLEPGEETKSLTELGRVLDFLAEHRIDRGGALFAAGGGVIGDLAGFAAASYLRGIAFYQVPTTLLSMVDSSVGGKTGINLKAGKNLVGAFHQPKGVFIGTGLLTTLPPREFAAGMAEVIKTGLLGDAALFAQLEAKTLTVESAELGAVVRRCCALKAGVVEADEHETAKEGGRALLNLGHTFGHAIEQVTGYGHYLHGEAVAIGLAAAARLSQKLGYIGAVEVARIEAVLTAHALPVKLREALPLAPLMTAMARDKKVRAGALRFVVLKSLGVAATQGDIDPKLAEESFREVGAT from the coding sequence ATGATCGAGAGTCTCACCGTCAACCTGGGCGCACGCAGTTACCCCATCCAATTTGGGGTCAATGCCGCGGCTGCCGTGCGTGCAGAGGTCGATGCGCTGATCACGGCGGGTCGCAAGGTGGTCGTGGTCACCGATCGGAATCTGGCCAATGCGCAGCGGGATACACTGGAAACGATGTTTGGCGGACAACCGATGCTGGTGCTTGAGCCCGGCGAGGAAACCAAGTCGCTGACGGAGCTCGGGCGCGTGCTGGACTTTCTGGCGGAGCATCGCATCGACCGCGGTGGCGCCTTGTTTGCGGCGGGCGGCGGTGTGATCGGCGATCTGGCCGGATTTGCGGCGGCCAGCTATTTGCGGGGCATCGCATTTTATCAGGTGCCCACGACATTGCTCTCAATGGTGGATAGTTCGGTGGGCGGGAAAACCGGTATCAATCTCAAGGCGGGCAAGAACCTCGTGGGTGCGTTTCATCAGCCGAAGGGTGTGTTCATCGGCACGGGTCTGCTCACCACGCTGCCGCCGCGGGAGTTTGCGGCCGGTATGGCCGAGGTCATCAAGACCGGACTGTTGGGTGATGCCGCGCTGTTTGCCCAGCTGGAAGCAAAGACGCTGACGGTGGAAAGTGCGGAGCTCGGTGCGGTCGTGCGGCGCTGCTGTGCGTTGAAGGCCGGCGTCGTCGAAGCCGATGAACATGAGACCGCGAAGGAAGGCGGACGCGCGTTGCTGAATCTCGGCCACACGTTTGGCCACGCGATCGAACAGGTGACGGGCTACGGGCATTACCTGCACGGGGAAGCGGTTGCCATCGGCCTGGCGGCGGCTGCACGGCTGTCACAGAAGCTCGGATACATTGGTGCGGTCGAGGTGGCGCGCATCGAGGCCGTGCTGACGGCGCACGCACTGCCTGTGAAGCTACGCGAGGCTTTGCCGCTCGCACCGCTGATGACGGCGATGGCGCGCGACAAGAAAGTGCGCGCGGGTGCGTTGCGCTTTGTCGTGCTGAAATCTCTCGGCGTGGCGGCGACGCAGGGTGATATCGATCCGAAGTTAGCCGAGGAGAGTTTTCGCGAAGTCGGCGCAACGTAA
- the lpxA gene encoding acyl-ACP--UDP-N-acetylglucosamine O-acyltransferase produces MPTIIHPSAIVEDGAQLGVDCEILARAIVTRHAVLADRVVVHPGAVVGGDPQYIKFDRATPSFVRVGEGTVIRENVTLNRAIHAGNSTVIGARCFLMANSHLGHDCALGDDVVLANNVMLAGHVDVGSFTFIGGGAGIHQFCRIGESAMISGLSRISRDLAPFTITAERDEVSGLNLVGLKRRGFSREAIGELKTAFRAVYFGLGNIRELAATALANGNYTTTEARRFLEFFAGGKRGFARSARTTTEASDA; encoded by the coding sequence ATGCCCACGATTATTCATCCCTCGGCGATTGTTGAAGATGGCGCGCAGCTTGGCGTTGATTGCGAGATTCTCGCCCGGGCGATTGTCACGCGGCATGCCGTGCTCGCGGATCGGGTGGTAGTTCATCCCGGCGCGGTGGTCGGCGGCGATCCGCAATACATCAAGTTCGACCGGGCTACGCCCAGCTTTGTGCGGGTGGGCGAGGGAACGGTGATTCGCGAAAACGTGACGCTCAACCGCGCAATTCATGCGGGTAACTCCACGGTGATCGGGGCGCGTTGTTTTCTGATGGCGAACAGCCACCTCGGCCACGATTGCGCGCTGGGCGACGACGTGGTGTTGGCCAACAACGTTATGCTGGCCGGGCATGTGGACGTGGGTAGTTTCACGTTCATCGGTGGTGGCGCGGGCATTCATCAGTTTTGCCGCATCGGCGAAAGCGCGATGATCAGCGGGCTCTCGCGCATCTCGCGCGATCTGGCACCGTTTACGATCACGGCGGAGCGAGATGAAGTGTCGGGATTGAATCTGGTCGGGTTGAAGCGCCGCGGGTTTTCACGCGAAGCGATTGGTGAATTGAAAACTGCGTTTCGTGCCGTGTATTTTGGCCTTGGGAATATTCGTGAACTGGCGGCCACGGCGCTGGCCAATGGAAATTACACGACCACGGAAGCGCGGCGCTTTTTGGAGTTTTTCGCGGGTGGCAAGCGCGGCTTTGCGCGGTCGGCACGCACCACCACGGAGGCGTCAGATGCCTAA
- the pdxA gene encoding 4-hydroxythreonine-4-phosphate dehydrogenase PdxA — protein sequence MPKLAFTCGDPAGVGPEIIEAWLSAHAAELIAVAVIGPARWLATLPEGVDRVAVGPADYAATPGTPDETGARIALAAMETAAAGCRDGRFAGVVTGPVSKARLADVGYPFPGQTEFFADRWGGAPAMAFCGGKLRVVLLTWHVPLLEVGEHLTPENFERTVAAADALAKSEGIAQPRIAVCGLNPHAGEGGLLGDEELTTIDPILDGLRGEFPGLSRTLSGDTAFARQLRGEFDVVIALYHDQGLAPLKVIDFDEAVNVTLGLPWVRTSPDHGTAFGIAGKGVASATSFTNAVTVARRLMAVRATN from the coding sequence ATGCCTAAACTGGCATTTACGTGCGGCGATCCGGCGGGCGTGGGTCCGGAGATCATTGAGGCGTGGCTGAGTGCACATGCCGCCGAACTGATCGCGGTGGCAGTGATCGGTCCGGCGCGGTGGCTGGCGACATTGCCCGAGGGTGTGGATCGAGTCGCGGTGGGACCGGCCGATTATGCGGCCACGCCTGGCACACCGGATGAGACCGGTGCGCGAATCGCGTTGGCGGCAATGGAGACGGCCGCGGCCGGGTGTCGAGACGGACGGTTCGCCGGTGTGGTCACCGGGCCGGTGAGCAAGGCGCGTCTGGCGGATGTGGGGTATCCGTTTCCCGGGCAGACGGAGTTTTTTGCAGATCGTTGGGGGGGGGCGCCGGCCATGGCGTTTTGCGGCGGGAAACTGCGCGTGGTGCTACTGACCTGGCACGTGCCGTTGCTCGAAGTGGGCGAACATCTCACGCCGGAAAACTTTGAGCGCACGGTCGCGGCGGCGGATGCGCTGGCGAAATCCGAAGGCATCGCGCAACCACGCATCGCGGTGTGCGGGCTGAATCCGCACGCAGGCGAAGGCGGTCTGCTGGGGGACGAGGAACTCACGACGATTGATCCTATTCTCGACGGGCTTCGCGGGGAGTTTCCGGGACTGTCGCGCACGTTGTCGGGCGACACGGCGTTCGCGCGGCAATTGCGCGGTGAGTTCGATGTGGTGATTGCGCTGTATCATGACCAAGGACTCGCGCCGCTGAAGGTGATCGATTTTGACGAGGCGGTGAATGTGACGCTGGGGCTGCCGTGGGTGCGCACGAGTCCGGATCACGGGACGGCGTTTGGCATCGCGGGCAAAGGTGTGGCGAGCGCAACGAGTTTCACCAACGCGGTGACAGTGGCGAGGCGGTTGATGGCGGTGCGCGCGACGAATTAA
- a CDS encoding aldo/keto reductase, producing MDYRQLGGSGLKVPVLTLGTGTFGGNNELFRAFGTSDVAEATRIVDVALEAGLTMFDSADIYSNGNSESILGEAIKGRRDQVLISTKATFRFGEGPNDVGSSRHHLLRAVEGSLKRLGTDYIDLFELHGFDALTPVEETLRTLDDLVRAGKIRYIGASNFSGWHLMKSLAHSDKHGLSRYVAHQAYYSLVGRSYEWELMPLALDQKVGAMVWSPLGWARLTGKFRRGQPLPKDTRLQSQLAIDVGPPVEEEYLYKVVDVIDEVAAETGKTVPQIAINWLLQRPSVSSVIIGARTEEQLRQNLGAIGWNLTKEQVAKLDAASATTKAYPYFHQAGFGERNPSPV from the coding sequence ATGGACTACAGACAACTGGGCGGATCAGGACTCAAGGTGCCGGTGCTGACACTCGGCACGGGCACGTTTGGCGGTAACAACGAATTGTTTCGCGCCTTCGGCACGAGCGATGTGGCCGAGGCCACACGGATCGTGGACGTCGCGCTGGAGGCCGGGCTGACGATGTTCGACAGCGCGGATATTTATTCGAACGGAAACTCCGAGAGCATCCTTGGCGAGGCGATCAAGGGACGTCGCGACCAGGTGCTCATCTCGACCAAGGCGACGTTTCGTTTTGGCGAGGGGCCGAATGACGTGGGCTCGTCTCGGCATCATTTGTTGCGCGCGGTCGAGGGGAGTTTGAAGCGATTGGGGACGGACTACATCGACTTGTTTGAGCTGCACGGTTTCGATGCGTTGACGCCGGTCGAGGAGACGTTGCGGACGCTTGATGATTTGGTGCGCGCGGGGAAAATCCGCTACATCGGCGCGTCGAATTTCTCGGGCTGGCACTTGATGAAGTCACTCGCGCATTCGGACAAACACGGGCTTTCTCGGTATGTGGCGCATCAGGCGTATTACTCGCTCGTTGGTCGCAGCTATGAGTGGGAATTGATGCCGCTGGCGCTCGACCAAAAAGTCGGCGCGATGGTGTGGAGTCCGCTCGGTTGGGCGCGGCTCACGGGCAAGTTCCGGCGTGGTCAGCCGCTGCCCAAGGACACGCGGTTGCAGTCACAACTGGCGATCGACGTGGGCCCGCCGGTGGAGGAAGAATATCTCTACAAAGTCGTCGATGTGATCGACGAGGTGGCTGCTGAGACGGGCAAGACAGTGCCGCAGATCGCGATCAACTGGTTGCTGCAGCGTCCGTCGGTTTCGAGCGTGATCATCGGCGCGCGCACGGAGGAGCAGTTGCGTCAGAATCTCGGCGCGATCGGCTGGAATCTCACCAAGGAGCAAGTCGCGAAGCTGGATGCGGCGAGTGCGACGACGAAGGCATATCCGTATTTTCACCAAGCGGGATTTGGTGAGCGGAATCCGTCGCCGGTTTGA
- a CDS encoding LLM class flavin-dependent oxidoreductase produces MARLKDIPRSVLDLSPVVAGGTVGGALRESVRLAQHAEALGYHRYWVAEHHNMVGIASAATSVVIGQLAAATERIRVGSGGIMLPNHAPLVIAEQFGTLEALFPGRIDLGLGRAPGSDQATARALRRTLGTNGDDFPELLNELRGYFQPARPGQPVRAVPGAGLDVPIWLLSSSGFSAQLAGVLGLPFAFAGQFSPHAMVASCELYRNSFQPSGALLEPYAMVGINVIAADTDEEARRLATSHQQAFLNLIRGRPGQLPAPVESMDGHWSPEEAAAVAGNLSASITGGPETVRRGLEALQAKTGADEIIINAMIFDPVARIRSYEIVADVWGA; encoded by the coding sequence ATGGCGCGCTTGAAAGACATTCCCCGTTCGGTGCTCGACCTCTCGCCGGTAGTGGCGGGCGGGACGGTGGGTGGGGCATTGCGCGAGAGCGTGCGGTTGGCGCAGCATGCGGAGGCGCTCGGCTATCATCGTTACTGGGTGGCGGAGCATCACAACATGGTCGGCATCGCGAGTGCGGCTACTTCGGTGGTGATCGGTCAACTCGCGGCGGCGACGGAGCGGATTCGCGTTGGGTCGGGTGGGATCATGCTGCCGAATCACGCGCCGCTGGTGATCGCCGAACAGTTCGGAACGCTGGAGGCGTTGTTTCCGGGTCGCATCGATCTGGGATTGGGCCGGGCGCCGGGGAGCGATCAGGCGACGGCGCGGGCGTTGCGACGGACGCTCGGGACGAACGGTGATGATTTCCCCGAGTTGCTGAATGAGTTACGCGGATACTTTCAACCGGCGCGGCCCGGACAACCGGTGCGCGCGGTTCCAGGGGCGGGATTGGACGTGCCGATCTGGCTGCTGAGCTCGAGTGGGTTTAGCGCCCAACTGGCGGGAGTCCTCGGGTTGCCGTTTGCGTTTGCGGGGCAGTTTTCGCCGCACGCTATGGTGGCGTCGTGCGAGTTGTATCGGAATTCGTTTCAACCGTCCGGCGCGCTGCTCGAGCCGTATGCGATGGTGGGCATCAATGTGATCGCCGCGGACACCGACGAGGAGGCGCGGCGGCTGGCGACGTCGCATCAGCAGGCGTTTCTCAATTTGATCAGGGGGCGTCCGGGACAGTTGCCGGCGCCGGTCGAGAGCATGGACGGGCATTGGTCGCCGGAGGAAGCGGCGGCGGTCGCGGGGAACCTGAGCGCATCTATTACAGGCGGGCCGGAGACGGTGCGACGGGGGTTGGAGGCGTTGCAGGCGAAGACGGGGGCGGATGAGATTATCATCAACGCTATGATTTTTGATCCGGTTGCGCGGATACGATCCTATGAGATCGTGGCGGATGTGTGGGGCGCGTGA
- a CDS encoding HesB/IscA family protein translates to MSVAESTAVAPLPVVTLPPEGVREGNENLVKLTEAAGVKTRALIVREQQGDFLRVAISGGGCNGLSYKLRFAKEPKKGDILVRTGGVAVIVDPKTALYLKGTVLDFSNKLIAGGFKFSNPNAKASCSCGESFSV, encoded by the coding sequence ATGTCCGTTGCCGAATCCACCGCTGTCGCTCCCTTGCCTGTCGTCACCCTTCCGCCCGAAGGCGTGCGCGAAGGTAACGAGAATCTGGTGAAACTGACCGAGGCGGCGGGTGTGAAAACGAGGGCGTTGATCGTGCGCGAACAGCAGGGCGATTTTCTGCGGGTGGCGATCTCGGGCGGCGGTTGCAACGGCCTGAGCTACAAGCTGCGTTTCGCCAAGGAGCCTAAAAAAGGCGACATTCTGGTGCGCACGGGCGGCGTGGCGGTGATCGTGGATCCAAAGACGGCGCTTTATCTGAAGGGGACGGTCTTGGATTTCTCCAACAAGCTCATTGCCGGAGGGTTTAAGTTTTCGAACCCCAACGCCAAGGCGAGCTGCTCCTGTGGCGAGAGTTTCAGCGTATAA
- the infC gene encoding translation initiation factor IF-3: MANSFPSSGGNRPGYFQRRNNDPFAHIRRNARIKEPEIRVISPEGQQLGIMQTERALALAQQFNLDLVEMAATAKPPVCRIMDFGKYIYEEQKKASHAKTTATKLKEIEFTPRIAGGDFLTKIRHAEEFLDHGNKVKLRLKFRGREMAHTEIGFALMQKALAELEGMGHPDNQAKLMGKQINVMLTPLPANKRKRKYTLDKGEEAIDDTGSDHGHEDAADDEASPKA, from the coding sequence ATGGCCAACTCGTTTCCTTCGTCGGGCGGCAACCGCCCCGGTTATTTCCAGCGTCGTAACAACGACCCTTTTGCTCACATCCGTCGCAACGCACGGATCAAGGAACCTGAAATCCGCGTCATCAGCCCTGAGGGCCAGCAGCTCGGCATCATGCAGACCGAGCGCGCATTGGCGCTCGCGCAGCAGTTCAATCTCGACCTCGTCGAGATGGCGGCGACCGCGAAGCCGCCCGTTTGCCGCATCATGGATTTCGGCAAATACATTTACGAAGAGCAGAAGAAGGCGAGTCACGCCAAGACGACCGCCACGAAGCTCAAGGAAATCGAGTTCACGCCGCGTATCGCCGGCGGCGATTTCCTCACCAAGATCCGTCACGCCGAGGAATTCCTCGATCACGGCAACAAGGTGAAGCTCCGCCTGAAGTTCCGCGGCCGCGAAATGGCGCACACCGAAATCGGTTTTGCGCTGATGCAAAAGGCGTTGGCCGAGCTCGAAGGTATGGGTCATCCGGACAACCAGGCCAAGCTCATGGGCAAGCAGATCAACGTCATGTTGACCCCGCTCCCCGCCAACAAGCGCAAGCGCAAATACACCCTCGATAAGGGTGAAGAGGCGATCGACGACACCGGTTCCGATCACGGCCACGAAGACGCTGCTGACGACGAGGCATCCCCCAAGGCCTGA
- a CDS encoding N-acetylmuramoyl-L-alanine amidase family protein — MSAVFTALIFFSGVSSEAAPPTRNPAGSSSTYIKVAGVNYVDARVFFARNGFKGAWIERGKSLRFQSATSQIDIEADKRDAVINGLRVLMGEPAVFRGSTLYVSRIDADKLFLPILRPSSVTTPPAPALRVIVIDAGHGGQDTGTQNKPFKLDEKVFALDVAMRLRTLLVKQGYKIVMTRTDDRFVPLPQRAEIANKAGADLFISIHFNAVGGSPTVRGSETYVMTPQYQRSTGSPRRDPSDNVANPGNRNDPWNTLLGYHMHDQVVGKLGSLDRGFKRARFAVLRLVNSPGVLIEAGYLSNNDEAKRISTSAYRQSLAEALAQGVRAYAVAITPVKTK; from the coding sequence ATGAGCGCGGTTTTTACCGCGCTCATTTTCTTTTCGGGAGTTTCGTCCGAGGCGGCGCCGCCAACGCGCAATCCCGCCGGATCCAGCTCGACCTACATCAAGGTGGCGGGCGTCAATTATGTGGATGCCCGCGTGTTTTTTGCCCGCAACGGTTTCAAGGGGGCCTGGATCGAGCGCGGCAAAAGCCTGCGCTTCCAATCAGCCACCAGCCAGATCGACATCGAAGCCGACAAACGCGATGCGGTGATCAACGGCCTGCGTGTCTTGATGGGCGAGCCGGCGGTGTTTCGCGGCAGCACGCTTTATGTGAGCCGTATCGATGCGGATAAATTATTCCTGCCGATTCTGCGTCCCTCTTCGGTGACGACTCCGCCTGCTCCGGCATTGCGCGTCATCGTGATCGATGCGGGTCATGGCGGACAGGATACCGGCACGCAGAACAAGCCCTTCAAGCTGGATGAAAAAGTCTTCGCGCTCGATGTGGCGATGCGCCTGCGCACGTTGCTGGTGAAGCAGGGCTACAAGATTGTCATGACGCGCACCGATGATCGCTTCGTTCCACTGCCGCAGCGCGCGGAAATCGCGAACAAGGCCGGCGCGGATTTATTCATCAGTATTCATTTTAACGCGGTGGGCGGATCTCCCACGGTCCGCGGTTCGGAGACCTACGTGATGACTCCGCAATACCAGCGCTCCACCGGCAGTCCGCGCCGTGATCCCAGTGACAACGTTGCGAATCCGGGCAATCGCAACGACCCGTGGAATACACTGCTGGGTTATCATATGCATGACCAGGTGGTCGGCAAACTCGGCAGTCTGGACCGTGGTTTTAAACGCGCCCGTTTCGCCGTGCTACGGTTGGTGAACAGCCCCGGTGTGCTGATTGAGGCGGGCTATCTTTCCAATAACGACGAAGCGAAACGCATCTCGACTTCGGCGTATCGGCAGTCGCTGGCCGAGGCACTCGCCCAAGGCGTGCGCGCCTACGCCGTGGCGATCACGCCGGTGAAGACGAAGTGA
- a CDS encoding helix-turn-helix domain-containing protein produces the protein MNHWLNLPPRLTRLGTYASPLGGSRKPTSSEQNEVLFEIIQEGSVYGLEETPVLHGESAVFCHQGGQISVSDSPPGSYYNCYVVWFECAQDGFPSDWPRVFQWKDRKSMHTFMEEMLHAFHYAALDRDVIGNLILSRFEFELERSRSLARTQAVPTQLSLATDFINRNYAKPLSLEDVAKAADVSVSHLHMLFRAHLGESPHQYLIQKRLRIAGHTLATGNLSIKVVATEVGYPNAENFCRAFRKFFGRSASEYRQAYSR, from the coding sequence ATGAATCACTGGCTAAACCTACCGCCCCGCCTGACCCGGCTTGGCACCTACGCGAGTCCGCTGGGCGGATCGCGAAAGCCGACCTCATCGGAACAAAACGAGGTATTGTTCGAAATCATCCAGGAAGGCTCGGTCTATGGCCTGGAAGAAACGCCGGTGTTGCACGGCGAAAGCGCGGTGTTTTGCCATCAGGGCGGGCAGATATCGGTTTCAGATTCTCCGCCGGGCAGCTACTACAACTGCTATGTCGTCTGGTTCGAGTGTGCACAGGACGGCTTCCCTTCGGATTGGCCGCGGGTGTTTCAGTGGAAGGACCGCAAATCGATGCACACCTTCATGGAGGAGATGCTGCACGCGTTCCACTACGCCGCGTTGGATCGGGACGTGATCGGAAACCTGATTCTATCGCGTTTCGAATTCGAGTTGGAGCGCTCTCGCTCGCTCGCGCGAACCCAGGCCGTCCCCACGCAATTGAGTCTCGCGACCGATTTCATCAACCGAAACTACGCGAAGCCCCTGTCATTGGAAGACGTGGCGAAGGCGGCCGACGTGAGCGTGTCCCATCTGCACATGTTGTTTCGCGCGCACTTGGGCGAGAGTCCGCACCAATACCTGATTCAGAAACGCCTGCGCATCGCCGGACACACGCTGGCCACCGGCAACCTGTCGATCAAAGTGGTCGCCACGGAAGTCGGCTACCCTAACGCGGAGAATTTTTGCCGCGCCTTTCGAAAATTCTTTGGACGTTCCGCATCTGAATACCGTCAGGCTTATTCCCGATAA